One region of Trichoderma breve strain T069 chromosome 7 map unlocalized scaffold00007, whole genome shotgun sequence genomic DNA includes:
- a CDS encoding enoyl-(Acyl carrier protein) reductase domain-containing protein, protein MAFSTRSVLRASRAANFSAASRVAAPSNAVRFFSATRAVRVSDTANKKSVVREKEVPVTVYGAGQGDKQTLQVPDGASKVPYDSPVPAEREEVEPLNKKVYDQLPHTVKSMTVQDKVIIITGGARGLGNHMARACAEAGAKAIIIFDANQELGDASAAELHQKSGLPVSFFKVDVRDGAAINAAVDSVVELYGAPDVLVNAAGIADSNIKAETYDPAMFRRLIDINLTGSFLMAQAVGRSMMAAGKPGSLILVASMSGSIVNYPQEQSCYNASKAGVIQFAKSIAAEWAKYKIRVNCISPGYMDTALNRVPALEAQKKIWKSLTPQDRLGAVDELNGLCVFLASDSSSFMTGSNVIIDGGYSCY, encoded by the coding sequence ATGGCCTTCTCTACTCGAAGCGTACTGCGCGCCTCTCGCGCTGCCAACTTCTCAGCTGCCTCCCGTGTTGCTGCTCCCAGCAACGCCgtccgcttcttctcggccaCCCGTGCCGTCCGCGTGTCTGACACCGCCAACAAGAAGAGCGTTGTTCGCGAGAAGGAGGTTCCCGTCACCGTCTACGGCGCTGGCCAAGGTGACAAGCAGACTCTGCAGGTTCCTGATGGCGCCTCCAAGGTCCCCTACGACAGCCCCGTCCCCGCTGAGCGCGAGGAGGTTGAGCCTCTTAACAAGAAGGTCTACGACCAGCTCCCTCACACCGTCAAGAGCATGACCGTTCAGGacaaggtcatcatcatcactggtgGTGCTCGTGGTCTGGGCAACCACATGGCCCGAGCCTGTGCTGAGGCTGGtgccaaggccatcatcatcttcgatGCCAACCAGGAGCTGGGCGACGCTTCCGCCGCTGAGCTGCACCAGAAGTCTGGTCTCcctgtctctttcttcaagGTCGATGTCCGTGACGGTGCTGCTATCAACGCTGCTGTTGACTCCGTTGTCGAGCTCTACGGTGCTCCCGACGTCCTGGTCAACGCTGCCGGTATTGCCGACTCCAACATCAAGGCTGAGACCTACGACCCCGCCATGTTCCGTCGTCTGATCGACATCAACCTTACTGGTTCCTTCCTCATGGCCCAGGCTGTTGGCcgctccatgatggctgctggCAAGCCCGGCAGCTTGATCCTGGTTGCCTCCATGTCTGGCTCCATTGTCAACTACCCCCAGGAGCAGTCCTGCTACAACGCTTCCAAGGCTGGTGTCATCCAGTTCGCCAAGTCCATCGCTGCTGAGTGGGCCAAGTACAAGATCCGTGTCAACTGCATCTCTCCCGGTTACATGGACACTGCCCTCAACCGTGTCCCCGCCCTTGaggcccagaagaagatctgGAAGTCCCTGACTCCTCAGGACCGCCTGGGTGCTGTTGACGAGCTCAACGGTCTCTGCGTCTTCCTCGCTTCCGACTCCTCCAGCTTCATGACTGGTTCCAACGTCATCATTGACGGTGGTTACTCTTGCTACTAA
- a CDS encoding protein kinase domain-containing protein — protein MERQSPPLNGNSQRRKLIKRPPSHQPYGRSSSGYDTESLDGKSSSSRNLRRAPSAPPVRSTASNASSGSPRPHPSSFQQRTNASPDLSARFRLSDPNQSRANEDLIGAPFDGTSILNHIEATKFTTVQQPSLVKAATDPRFTRPSPTTSPSYAAMDQALEKAPTGRVPDGLMSPKRFSDEAKEGRNPRKKSGFSGFVNSLVGSQKKPIISAPENPVHVTHVGYDSTTGQFTGLPKEWQRLINESGISEKERRENPQTMVDILQFYKETTERPPEDQSLEKFHNAAATDSRQYGVSPTSPNTYPSNYFGSFENPRAPPPVPAGSRTHGAGPIKEIMPSRPAPKPPISMNNRPLPPGAYAAKDSGIGMAQPLDDASSSSYGHSQESTPMLPEEHRSRSNSRTNGLSPYTPQTPSLSPATQANVYQQQLMQQQQEQAMAQAQAAMTGQLARAPSKRQPSPHMAAPTAATGYARTPEANGHHAAQRQQPSPGAPAAAASARPRQRVRQSNGMDVVASLRRICSEGDPRNIYRGFTKIGQGASGGVYTGHERGTNRLVAIKQMNLEQQPKKDLIINEILVMKDSSHPNIVNFIDSYLCDGELWVVMEYMEGGSLTDVVTFNIMTEGQIASVCRETLRGLQHLHSKGVIHRDIKSDNILLSSEGNIKLTDFGFCATINEAQNKRTTMVGTPYWMAPEVVTRKEYGRKVDIWSLGIMAIEMIEGEPPYLTESPLRALWLIATNGTPQIKNEGDLSAVFRDFLYFALKVDPEKRASAHDLLRHEFMKQCVDLSQLSPLVRAAREQRAQEKARKGA, from the exons ATGGAGCGCCAGAGCCCGCCGTTGAACGGCAATTCTCAGCGTCGCAAACTCATCAAGCGGCCCCCCTCGCACCAGCCCTACGGccgctcctcctccggcTACGACACGGAGTCGCTCGACGGCAAAAGCTCCAGCTCGCGCAACCTTCGACGAGCCCCCAGCGCTCCGCCTGTGCGGTCGACGGCCTCAAACGCGTCCAGCGGCTCCCCGCGGCCGCACCCCTCGAGCTTCCAGCAGCGAACGAATGCATCGCCAGACCTCAGCGCCCGATTCCGCCTGAGCGACCCCAACCAGAGCCGCGCCAACGAGGATCTGATCGGCGCGCCATTTGACGGCACTTCGATCCTCAACCACATCGAGGCCACCAAGTTCACCACAGTCCAGCAGCCGTCGCTCGTCAAGGCTGCGACCGACCCCCGCTTCACCAGACCGTCGCCCACGACATCGCCAAGCTACGCTGCCATGGACCAAGCGCTGGAAAAGGCCCCGACCGGGCGCGTTCCTGACGGCCTCATGAGCCCCAAGCGCTTCTccgacgaggccaaggagggcaGAAATCCGCGCAAGAAGTCGGGCTTCTCCGGCTTTGTTAACAGCCTGGTCGGCTCTCAAAAGAAGCCTATAATATCTGCGCCCGAGAACCCTGTTCATGTGACGCATGTGGGCTACGACAGCACGACCGGCCAGTTTACC GGACTTCCCAAAGAATGGCAGCGACTCATTAACGAAAGTGGCATCTCcgagaaggagaggagagagaaccCTCAGACCATGGTTGATATCCTGCAATTCTACAAAGAAACCACCGAGCGGCCACCCGAAGATCAGTCTCTCGAAAAGTTTCACAATGCAGCAGCCACAGATTCTCGCCAGTATGGCGTCTCTCCGACATCACCAAACACATATCCCAGCAATTACTTTG GAAGCTTTGAGAATCCCCGGGCACCACCTCCCGTCCCTGCCGGTAGTAGAACTCATGGCGCCGGCCCCATCAAGGAGATCATGCCGAGCCGACCGGCGCCGAAGCCTCCAATCAGCATGAACAACAGGCCACTCCCACCTGGCGCATATGCGGCAAAGGACTCTGGTATCGGCATGGCGCAGCCTTTGGACgatgcctcctccagcagttATGGCCATTCTCAAGAAAGCACTCCAATGCTTCCAGAGGAGCACAGATCACGATCCAACTCTCGCACCAACGGCTTGTCACCTTACACTCCGCAGACCCCTTCTCTCAGTCCCGCCACCCAGGCCAATGTATACCAGCAACAgttgatgcagcagcagcaggagcaggcCATGGCTCAGGCCCAAGCAGCCATGACTGGACAGCTTGCCCGGGCCCCCAGCAAGAGACAGCCGTCCCCGCACATGGCAGCTCCCACGGCCGCTACCGGATACGCTCGCACTCCGGAAGCCAATGGCCATCACGCTGCGCAGCGACAGCAACCCAGCCCCGGCGCACCAGCGGCTGCCGCCAGTGCGCGCCCGAGACAACGAGTCCGCCAGAGCAATGGCATGGACGTCGTGGCTTCCCTCAGGCGGATATGCAGCGAAGGCGACCCGCGCAACATTTACAGAGGCTTCACCAAGATTGGACAGGGTGCTTCTGGTGGAGTGTACACGGGTCATGAGAGGGGAACTAACCGGTTGGTGGCTATTAAGCAGATGAACCTGGAGCAGCAACCGAAGAAGgacctcatcatcaacgaaATCCTCGTCATGAAGGACAGCTCTCACCCCAACATTGTCAACTTTATTGACAGCTACCTCTGTGACGGCGAGCTTTGGGTCGTCATGGAGTACATGGAGGGCGGCAGTCTAACAGACGTTGTGACTTTTAACATCATGACGGAGGGACAGATTGCTTCAGTCTGCAGAGAGACGTTGAGAGGACTACAACACTTGCACTCTAAGGGCGTCATTCACCGTGATATCAAGTCTGACAACATTCTCTTGTCCAGCGAAGGCAACATTAAGCTCA CTGACTTTGGATTCTGCGCGACCATCAACGAGGCCCAGAACAAGCGCACCACTATGGTTGGTACGCCGTACTGGATGGCCCCTGAAGTCGTCACGCGCAAGGAGTACGGCCGCAAAGTCGACATCTGGTCTCTTGGCATCATGGCTATTGAGATGATTGAGGGCGAACCGCCGTACCTGACAGAATCGCCTCTTCGCGCTCTGTGGCTGATTGCTACCAACGGTACGCCACAGATCAAGAACGAGGGTGACCTGTCAGCGGTGTTTAGAGATTTCTTGTATTTTGCATTGAAGGTGGACCCCGAGAAGAGAGCCAGCGCCCATGATTTACTAAGA CATGAATTCATGAAACAATGTGTCGATCTATCACAGTTGTCCCCCCTAGTCCGAGCCGCACGAGAACAGCGAGCACAAGAAAAGGCTCGAAAAGGTGCCTAA